One Rhizobiales bacterium GAS188 DNA window includes the following coding sequences:
- a CDS encoding 5-dehydro-2-deoxygluconokinase, producing MAEESQGASPPQPLDVITIGRCSVDLYGQQIGSRLEDIASFAKSVGGCPANIAIGTARLGLRSGLITRVGDEQLGRFVREQMRREGVALDGIRVDPARLTALAILSVENDASFPLLFYRDNCADMALDEADIDEAFIASARAVVVTGTHFAKPNTDAAQRKAMRLMREHGGRIVFDIDYRPNLWGLAGHAAGDERYVRSEAVSAHLRAILPRCDLIVGTEEEIHIAAGEEDTLAALKAIRSLTKGVIVLKRGPMGCVVFPEAIPARIDDGIVGKGFPIEVYNVLGAGDAFMSGFLRGWLRGESYETAATFANACGAFAVSRLLCSPEIPTWEELQFFLTQGSRHRALRKDAALNHVHWATTRRAQSPTLMALAIDHRSQFEELADRSDASRERIAEFKLLAVEAASRVAERGKDLGREGFGLLLDSTYGTKALYEAARHPFWVGRPVEMPGSRPLDFDGLPDLGSHLVEWPVHHTVKCLCFYHPDDEADLKARQERELLRLHDAARSVGRELLIEIIAGQHGTLGDESVAAVLARLYELGIKPDWWKLEPQASAAWAAIERVVSANDPYCRGVVMLGLGATHDELEQAFHAAASSPLVKGFAVGRTIFAEAAEHWFAGRMDDEAAIADMARRFGSLVDAWRRAASLHKAA from the coding sequence GTGGCTGAGGAGTCGCAAGGAGCCTCGCCCCCGCAGCCGCTCGACGTGATCACCATCGGGCGTTGCTCGGTCGATCTTTATGGACAGCAGATCGGCTCGCGGCTCGAGGATATCGCCTCCTTCGCCAAATCGGTCGGCGGCTGTCCGGCCAATATCGCCATCGGCACGGCGCGGCTCGGGCTCAGATCCGGCCTGATCACCCGGGTCGGCGACGAGCAGCTCGGCCGCTTCGTGCGCGAGCAGATGCGGCGCGAGGGCGTGGCCCTCGACGGCATCCGCGTCGACCCCGCGAGGCTCACGGCGCTCGCGATCCTGTCGGTCGAGAATGATGCGAGCTTCCCGCTTCTGTTCTATCGCGACAACTGCGCCGACATGGCACTCGACGAGGCGGATATCGATGAAGCCTTCATCGCCTCCGCTCGCGCCGTCGTGGTCACCGGCACGCATTTCGCCAAGCCCAACACCGACGCGGCGCAGCGCAAGGCCATGCGCCTCATGCGCGAGCATGGGGGCAGGATCGTTTTCGACATCGATTACCGCCCCAATCTCTGGGGGCTCGCCGGCCATGCGGCGGGCGATGAGCGCTATGTGCGCTCGGAGGCGGTCTCGGCGCATCTGCGCGCCATCCTGCCGCGATGCGATCTCATCGTGGGCACCGAGGAGGAGATCCATATCGCGGCCGGCGAAGAGGATACGCTCGCGGCCCTCAAGGCCATCCGCTCGCTCACCAAGGGCGTCATCGTGCTGAAGCGCGGGCCGATGGGCTGCGTGGTGTTTCCGGAGGCGATCCCGGCCAGGATCGATGACGGCATCGTCGGAAAAGGCTTCCCGATCGAGGTCTACAACGTGCTGGGCGCGGGCGATGCCTTCATGTCCGGCTTCCTGCGCGGCTGGCTGAGGGGCGAGAGCTACGAGACGGCCGCGACCTTCGCCAATGCCTGCGGCGCCTTCGCTGTGTCGCGCCTCCTATGCTCGCCGGAAATTCCGACCTGGGAGGAGCTGCAATTCTTCCTGACGCAGGGTTCGAGGCACCGGGCATTGCGCAAGGATGCGGCCCTCAATCATGTGCATTGGGCGACGACTCGGAGAGCGCAATCGCCGACCTTGATGGCGCTCGCGATCGATCACCGTTCGCAATTCGAGGAGCTCGCCGATCGCAGTGATGCGTCGCGCGAGCGCATCGCCGAGTTCAAGCTGCTCGCCGTCGAGGCTGCCTCTCGTGTTGCCGAAAGGGGCAAGGATTTGGGTCGCGAGGGCTTCGGCCTGCTCCTCGATTCGACCTATGGCACGAAAGCTCTGTATGAGGCGGCACGACATCCTTTCTGGGTCGGCCGCCCAGTCGAGATGCCCGGCTCTCGTCCGCTCGATTTCGACGGGCTCCCCGATCTCGGCAGCCATCTTGTCGAATGGCCGGTGCATCACACCGTCAAATGCCTGTGCTTCTACCATCCTGATGACGAGGCTGATCTCAAGGCGCGCCAGGAGCGCGAGCTGCTGCGCCTGCACGACGCGGCACGCAGCGTCGGGCGCGAATTGCTGATCGAGATCATCGCAGGCCAGCACGGCACGCTCGGCGATGAGAGCGTCGCCGCCGTGCTGGCGCGGCTCTACGAGCTCGGCATCAAGCCCGATTGGTGGAAGCTCGAGCCGCAGGCGAGCGCCGCCTGGGCAGCGATCGAGCGCGTGGTCTCGGCCAATGATCCTTATTGCCGCGGCGTCGTCATGCTGGGGCTCGGCGCCACGCATGACGAACTCGAGCAGGCGTTTCACGCGGCGGCATCGAGCCCGCTGGTCAAGGGCTTCGCGGTCGGCCGCACCATTTTCGCCGAGGCCGCGGAGCATTGGTTCGCGGGTCGCATGGACGATGAGGCCGCGATCGCCGATATGGCACGGCGCTTCGGTTCGCTGGTCGACGCTTGGCGCCGCGCCGCAAGCCTGCACAAAGCTGCCTGA